The proteins below come from a single Prolixibacter sp. NT017 genomic window:
- a CDS encoding 4Fe-4S dicluster domain-containing protein — translation MSKVDPKLAKDIAKYGAVDFSACYNCGNCTAVCSLTEENASFPRMMIRYSMLGMKEEILSSKELWMCYHCGDCSATCPRQADPGELMAGLRRYAIANYEPSGITKLIFKSNPFSILLTLVLATILGFFLLTMKPDFTVSRWIFSWMPYAVIHLMGLIVFSFTGLTALLGIFSMSRRLNRKHSTDSNKTKKSVSQSIGEVLTEIGTMGRYQKCSTDEGEYWSTKPNLVRPWFAHWSIMWGFIGLLFATILDFLFKDPATIIWLPSRILGTVSGLFLIYGTSLAMYYRMTKPTKTYEATKLADWMFLFFLWIAGLTGFWMEVAVSFNLSETLSQVIFMIHTIISMELVILFAFSKFAHAAYRPIALYFLARNRE, via the coding sequence ATGTCAAAGGTAGATCCAAAACTGGCAAAAGATATTGCAAAGTACGGAGCTGTCGATTTCAGCGCCTGCTACAACTGCGGTAATTGTACGGCCGTTTGCAGCCTGACCGAAGAAAATGCCAGTTTTCCGCGAATGATGATACGCTACAGCATGCTGGGAATGAAAGAAGAAATTCTGAGCAGCAAGGAGCTCTGGATGTGTTACCACTGTGGAGATTGTTCGGCAACTTGTCCGCGTCAGGCCGACCCGGGTGAATTGATGGCCGGTTTGCGCCGCTATGCAATTGCGAACTATGAGCCCTCAGGTATCACGAAGCTCATTTTCAAAAGCAATCCGTTTTCCATCCTGCTGACCCTCGTTTTGGCAACGATTCTGGGGTTCTTTTTACTGACCATGAAGCCGGACTTCACGGTATCGCGCTGGATTTTCAGCTGGATGCCTTATGCGGTCATTCACTTGATGGGACTGATTGTCTTTTCCTTTACAGGATTAACGGCTCTTCTGGGCATTTTCAGTATGAGTCGGAGACTGAACCGTAAACACAGTACAGACTCAAATAAAACCAAAAAATCAGTTTCTCAGTCGATTGGCGAAGTACTGACCGAGATTGGAACCATGGGACGATATCAAAAGTGTTCAACCGATGAGGGAGAATACTGGAGTACGAAACCCAACCTGGTTCGTCCGTGGTTTGCGCACTGGTCAATCATGTGGGGCTTTATCGGCCTCCTGTTTGCCACTATTCTCGACTTCCTGTTTAAAGATCCGGCAACAATCATCTGGTTGCCATCACGCATCCTGGGTACCGTTTCCGGACTTTTCCTGATTTACGGAACATCGCTGGCCATGTATTACCGCATGACCAAACCTACAAAAACGTACGAGGCCACTAAACTGGCAGACTGGATGTTCTTGTTCTTTCTTTGGATTGCTGGTTTAACTGGTTTTTGGATGGAAGTGGCCGTTTCGTTTAATCTGAGTGAAACGCTGAGCCAAGTGATTTTTATGATTCACACCATCATTTCAATGGAACTGGTTATTCTGTTCGCTTTCTCGAAGTTTGCGCATGCAGCTTACCGTCCTATCGCACTGTATTTTCTGGCCCGAAACAGGGAATAG
- a CDS encoding MarR family winged helix-turn-helix transcriptional regulator — translation MRIPKSLDDNLIFQLGAIARKVHQHVESVFRKENLDITPEQFSLLTILWYNEGISIKELADRSQRDKTTISRVVNNMIKHDLIRRLDNVDDKRAKRIFLTDRGRNLQDQLVMLSGEIYVQALGNLSDEELDHTLEVFKKIEKNLSDSNE, via the coding sequence ATGAGAATTCCGAAATCATTGGATGACAACCTCATATTCCAGTTGGGGGCGATAGCCAGAAAAGTTCACCAACATGTGGAAAGTGTCTTCCGTAAAGAAAATCTGGATATTACACCTGAACAGTTTTCATTGTTGACCATATTGTGGTACAACGAAGGGATCAGTATCAAGGAATTGGCTGACAGAAGTCAGCGCGATAAGACAACTATCTCACGTGTTGTCAATAATATGATCAAGCACGATCTAATCCGGCGCCTGGATAATGTGGATGACAAGCGGGCCAAGCGTATTTTTCTGACCGATCGCGGACGAAACCTGCAGGATCAGTTGGTGATGCTTTCCGGTGAGATTTATGTACAGGCGTTGGGAAACCTGTCGGACGAAGAACTGGATCATACGCTGGAGGTTTTTAAAAAGATTGAAAAGAACCTTTCCGATAGTAATGAATAA
- a CDS encoding DUF2147 domain-containing protein, whose translation MKKSLSILFTFFLVSMAATVFAQDVTGVWTTIDDKTGKPKSEVRIYKKDGKLYGKIIKLFREDPNADPLCDKCKGNLHNQHILGMQIINGLTQNDDGQWVGDDGIMDPENGKFYDVKIWREGDILRVRGYIGFLYRTQEWEKS comes from the coding sequence ATGAAGAAATCACTTAGTATCCTTTTCACCTTTTTCCTGGTTAGCATGGCCGCCACGGTTTTCGCGCAGGATGTTACGGGAGTTTGGACCACGATTGACGACAAAACCGGCAAACCGAAGTCGGAGGTCAGAATCTATAAGAAAGATGGCAAGCTGTACGGCAAAATTATCAAGCTTTTCCGGGAAGACCCGAATGCCGATCCGCTTTGCGATAAGTGTAAGGGAAACCTGCACAATCAACATATTCTGGGCATGCAAATCATTAACGGCCTGACGCAGAACGATGATGGACAATGGGTTGGAGACGACGGAATTATGGATCCTGAAAACGGAAAATTCTATGATGTAAAAATCTGGCGTGAAGGCGATATTCTTCGTGTACGCGGCTACATCGGGTTTCTGTATCGCACGCAGGAATGGGAGAAAAGTTGA
- a CDS encoding metal ABC transporter solute-binding protein, Zn/Mn family — protein sequence MKFSPTRCFLVLLLLIGFSFSAKAQNVVATNAWTAAFAEAAGAKNVTVLAPFKMQHPTEYELRPGDISRVMKADLIIYAGYETMLDRMRKGLHVDENKMLQIDTRYDLSTLRKSIVKIAEKLGTTEQAEANLKQIETVINQAKATLKQDGMLEEPVLVHFFQRPLAKELGLKIAGVFGPATPEARQIADMAKTHAVLIIDNAHNPVGKPLQEVLPDARMVSLLNFPGTHGTQTLMDVIRYNVEQLTQVSSDLKK from the coding sequence ATGAAATTCTCACCAACCCGTTGTTTCCTTGTTTTGCTATTGCTGATAGGCTTTTCATTTTCCGCGAAAGCGCAGAATGTAGTGGCCACCAATGCCTGGACCGCAGCTTTCGCTGAAGCTGCCGGAGCGAAGAATGTCACCGTGCTCGCTCCTTTTAAGATGCAACATCCCACCGAATATGAGTTACGCCCGGGCGACATTTCCCGCGTGATGAAAGCCGACCTGATTATTTACGCTGGTTACGAAACCATGCTCGACCGGATGCGCAAAGGCTTACACGTAGATGAAAACAAAATGCTGCAGATCGATACACGTTATGATTTGTCAACTCTTCGGAAATCGATCGTGAAAATTGCAGAAAAGCTGGGAACCACAGAGCAAGCGGAAGCCAACCTCAAACAGATAGAAACGGTCATCAACCAAGCTAAAGCAACACTGAAGCAGGACGGAATGCTCGAAGAGCCGGTTTTGGTTCACTTTTTCCAACGGCCGCTGGCCAAAGAGCTCGGATTGAAGATTGCCGGCGTTTTTGGCCCGGCTACCCCTGAAGCACGTCAAATTGCTGATATGGCCAAAACTCATGCGGTGCTAATCATTGACAATGCACACAACCCTGTGGGAAAACCGTTGCAGGAAGTACTTCCCGATGCGCGAATGGTATCGCTGCTCAACTTTCCGGGAACGCATGGTACCCAAACATTAATGGATGTGATTCGCTACAACGTGGAGCAATTAACGCAGGTTTCATCAGACCTGAAAAAGTAG
- a CDS encoding metal ABC transporter permease: MLEMLSLPPILKGLLVLAFAGFTFPVTGVYLLRMNLLPLRFMLMHGAILGGAIALAMQYNPFWTTMLVNLLMVLLMTKTSRSMQVDTGQISMFMMVISISLAFIFIYKFNVPAQDTLSLLWGSLFALSWHEVIGVLAFSGLLLAFQFQYRRKLRAVFFDREIAFSSGVNEGRLYYTIILLTAITVAAAMKLIGALLLDALLLLPALIASLHAKSLRGVIIWSCLWGGIFSLSGFFLSLAIDIPASSGVALMASVVFIIIYLNHKRFKS, encoded by the coding sequence ATGTTAGAAATGCTTTCGCTCCCTCCTATTCTGAAAGGATTGCTGGTACTGGCTTTCGCCGGATTTACCTTTCCGGTAACAGGCGTCTATCTGCTGCGCATGAACCTGCTGCCGCTGCGCTTCATGCTGATGCACGGCGCTATTCTGGGAGGTGCCATTGCCTTGGCCATGCAGTACAATCCGTTCTGGACGACTATGCTGGTGAACCTGCTCATGGTACTGCTGATGACCAAAACGTCGCGCTCCATGCAGGTCGATACCGGGCAAATCAGCATGTTCATGATGGTCATCTCCATTTCACTGGCTTTCATCTTCATCTATAAATTCAATGTTCCGGCACAGGACACTCTCTCATTGCTTTGGGGAAGTTTATTTGCGCTTAGCTGGCATGAAGTAATTGGCGTATTGGCATTTTCAGGCCTTTTGCTGGCTTTTCAGTTTCAATACAGGAGAAAGCTTCGTGCCGTGTTTTTCGATCGCGAAATCGCCTTCTCTTCCGGTGTAAACGAAGGAAGATTATACTACACCATCATTCTGTTAACGGCTATTACCGTTGCTGCTGCCATGAAACTCATCGGTGCACTTCTGCTCGATGCCCTGCTTCTTTTGCCGGCATTGATTGCATCACTTCATGCCAAAAGTTTGCGCGGAGTTATCATCTGGTCGTGCCTGTGGGGTGGTATCTTTTCCCTTTCGGGATTTTTCCTCTCACTGGCGATAGATATTCCTGCCAGTTCCGGCGTTGCACTGATGGCTTCCGTTGTCTTCATCATCATTTACCTGAATCACAAACGGTTTAAATCATAA
- a CDS encoding DUF1893 domain-containing protein, whose amino-acid sequence MEHSLIVTHGEETIFTSNEHWLHPLFELEDFLKEKNIPSSELLVNDKIAGKAAACLMVRLGVTRCHVELLSERAIPVFKKHGVEFSYNTLVEQIQCRTEDLITDSMSIDDAYLFLRKRAGRVQGLPVKIENLTVDIGRKNILENLSLELGRGEQLVIHGANGTGKTTLLRTLLGFLQPVQGTIRVGDILVGSNDWRHNRSLIGYVHQENVKNTFPISAEEVVAIGLSERKLSSKELNYRVELAMRRTGCFHLAKQSYHNLSGGEKQRVSLARCLSQNARVLLFDEPTSFLDSGGKEDLLQLLSELSSTEAPTMILVSHETAWLDQLNWPRKELKGGQLC is encoded by the coding sequence TTGGAACACTCACTCATCGTTACGCACGGAGAAGAAACCATCTTTACCAGCAATGAGCACTGGCTGCATCCGCTTTTCGAGCTCGAAGACTTTCTGAAAGAGAAAAACATTCCCTCTTCTGAACTTCTCGTGAATGATAAGATTGCCGGAAAAGCAGCGGCCTGCCTAATGGTTCGTTTGGGAGTCACTCGCTGCCATGTCGAACTGCTTAGTGAAAGAGCCATTCCGGTATTCAAAAAGCACGGGGTCGAATTCTCGTACAACACGTTGGTAGAACAGATTCAGTGTCGCACGGAAGACCTGATTACCGATTCCATGAGTATTGACGATGCTTATCTTTTTCTGCGCAAGCGAGCCGGACGTGTTCAGGGATTGCCCGTCAAAATTGAAAACCTGACGGTAGATATTGGTCGTAAGAATATCCTCGAAAATTTAAGCCTGGAGCTGGGAAGAGGCGAACAACTGGTTATTCACGGTGCCAACGGTACCGGGAAAACTACGTTGCTGCGGACCTTGCTGGGTTTTCTTCAGCCCGTGCAGGGAACCATTCGCGTAGGAGACATCCTCGTGGGAAGCAATGATTGGCGCCACAACCGGAGCCTGATTGGTTACGTACACCAGGAAAATGTGAAAAATACCTTCCCCATTTCGGCAGAAGAAGTGGTTGCCATCGGATTGAGTGAGCGGAAACTTTCGTCAAAAGAATTAAACTACCGTGTCGAACTGGCCATGCGGCGAACCGGCTGTTTTCATCTGGCCAAACAGTCGTATCACAATCTTTCTGGTGGAGAGAAACAACGGGTTTCACTGGCTCGTTGCCTCAGCCAGAATGCCCGCGTGCTGCTGTTCGATGAACCGACTTCATTTCTCGATTCAGGAGGTAAAGAAGACTTGCTGCAGTTGCTGAGCGAATTGAGCTCGACCGAAGCACCAACGATGATACTCGTCTCGCACGAAACAGCCTGGCTCGATCAGCTGAACTGGCCACGCAAAGAGTTAAAAGGAGGTCAGCTATGTTAG
- a CDS encoding sulfite exporter TauE/SafE family protein, with the protein MILPYVYALLSGLLSGGALGMTGGGGSILAVPLLVYLVGQDVHLAIGTSLIAVGVTSLISSVSYMRQSLVKFRIAIYMAAPGIVSTYLGALLNKQFKGPVLLLFFALLMIYIGYLMTRKKAGNPDDPIESGGINYYRTIALGFVTGFASGFFGVGGGFLLVPALYLGARLKMKEAIATSLFIIFLFGTFGLASYLIQGREVNFLMSAVFVVGGSFGGIIGAWYAKRLNQARLRYIFSIFIILIGIGIFAQNLLKLM; encoded by the coding sequence ATGATTTTACCGTATGTCTATGCCCTCTTAAGCGGATTATTATCGGGCGGCGCCTTGGGAATGACCGGTGGCGGCGGGTCCATTCTGGCCGTTCCGTTATTGGTTTATTTAGTTGGTCAGGATGTTCACTTAGCCATCGGAACTTCATTGATTGCTGTGGGTGTCACCTCGTTGATTTCATCGGTTAGTTACATGCGGCAATCGCTGGTGAAGTTTCGTATCGCCATTTACATGGCCGCTCCGGGTATTGTCAGCACCTATTTGGGCGCTTTGCTCAACAAGCAGTTTAAAGGACCGGTCTTGCTACTCTTCTTCGCCCTGTTGATGATTTATATTGGCTACCTGATGACCCGGAAGAAGGCAGGTAACCCGGATGATCCAATTGAATCGGGGGGCATTAACTACTACCGGACTATAGCATTGGGCTTCGTAACCGGATTTGCCAGTGGCTTCTTTGGTGTGGGTGGCGGCTTCCTGTTGGTTCCGGCTCTGTACCTGGGTGCCCGACTGAAAATGAAAGAAGCCATTGCCACTTCCCTTTTTATCATCTTTCTTTTCGGAACCTTTGGACTGGCCAGCTATCTTATCCAGGGACGAGAGGTTAATTTTTTGATGAGTGCTGTGTTTGTTGTCGGAGGTTCGTTCGGCGGAATTATTGGTGCCTGGTATGCTAAACGGCTCAATCAGGCGCGGCTTCGCTACATCTTTTCTATTTTTATTATCCTTATCGGAATAGGAATATTTGCCCAAAACCTACTGAAGCTGATGTAA
- a CDS encoding rhodanese-like domain-containing protein, whose amino-acid sequence MNRRIEKGIKEVDAATAYEKIKNGAILMDVREWEEIDQVAFGVDNVMVIPISEFGTRLDEIPRDKDVIVGCRSGSRSYQVTWFLTEQNYSNVINLKNGIISWAQSGLPINVREAAK is encoded by the coding sequence ATGAATCGCAGAATCGAAAAAGGAATTAAAGAAGTAGACGCAGCAACCGCCTACGAGAAAATCAAAAATGGTGCTATCTTGATGGACGTTCGCGAGTGGGAAGAAATTGACCAGGTTGCTTTTGGCGTTGACAATGTAATGGTGATACCCATCAGCGAATTCGGCACCCGGCTGGACGAAATTCCGCGCGACAAGGATGTAATTGTCGGTTGCCGGAGTGGTTCACGCAGTTACCAGGTTACCTGGTTCCTGACAGAACAAAATTACAGCAACGTTATCAACCTGAAAAACGGAATCATCAGCTGGGCACAAAGCGGACTTCCGATCAACGTTCGGGAAGCAGCAAAATGA
- a CDS encoding transporter — protein MMKGRVQRSVVGACILLFSGSYQAYAGPPFKTDDPVPVPLGHWEYYVSSVSTYESTSWSGTLPHFEVNYGLIPHMQVHLLVPLNYSTDSHQQTQFGYADTELGMKYCFLKETKNRPQVGVFPIVEVPTVKNNTFSNGKVKTFLPVWAQKSWNKLTTYGGVGYQINPGTGNRNSTFAGWEMQYDFSKTVTLGGEIYFQSAGTDESQSTTGFDLGGFVNFSEKTHLLFSVGHSVAHASIFSSYLGLQWTI, from the coding sequence ATGATGAAAGGAAGAGTTCAAAGGTCAGTTGTTGGTGCGTGTATATTGCTATTTTCAGGAAGTTATCAGGCTTATGCCGGTCCGCCTTTCAAGACTGACGATCCCGTGCCGGTTCCATTAGGGCATTGGGAATACTATGTATCTTCCGTCAGCACGTATGAGTCCACATCCTGGTCCGGGACACTTCCTCATTTTGAAGTAAATTATGGCCTTATCCCTCACATGCAGGTTCATCTGTTGGTTCCGCTGAATTATTCAACTGACTCGCACCAACAAACGCAATTTGGATATGCTGATACCGAACTGGGGATGAAGTATTGTTTTCTGAAAGAAACAAAGAACCGGCCACAAGTGGGGGTTTTCCCGATTGTGGAAGTTCCTACCGTGAAGAACAACACGTTTAGCAACGGCAAGGTGAAAACATTTTTGCCGGTGTGGGCCCAGAAGTCGTGGAACAAACTAACGACCTACGGGGGTGTGGGCTACCAGATTAATCCGGGTACGGGAAACCGGAATTCGACGTTTGCCGGCTGGGAGATGCAGTACGATTTTTCCAAAACGGTGACCCTTGGCGGGGAAATTTACTTCCAATCGGCCGGTACAGACGAAAGCCAATCGACCACAGGTTTCGATTTGGGAGGTTTTGTTAACTTTAGTGAGAAAACCCATTTGCTGTTTTCAGTAGGGCACAGTGTTGCTCATGCGAGTATCTTTAGTTCGTATCTGGGGCTGCAGTGGACCATTTAA
- a CDS encoding YrhK family protein, with amino-acid sequence MPHLFTNRPRQHNLFIDEPAGSRHFSWESVNSVLYLLGGLTFVLGSIFFLPKYAHYANTGAWIFFGGSLVYLIVTVHDLFEASAYLRSRENASFWERIELFAAVVYVSGTVLFIVGSLFFLSQIDFVVAGSWCFIWGSLLFLVGAFINVIQIIQAGSLFTLQLMNATAICFTIGAVIFLLASVPYLWSHKQTAFQQKLYSYMAWEYIVGSIFFLTGGIFNFYRSYLANNHYRRQEKREAVYSEDR; translated from the coding sequence ATGCCGCATCTGTTTACCAATCGCCCCCGACAACACAATCTTTTTATTGACGAACCCGCCGGCTCGAGGCATTTTAGCTGGGAGTCGGTCAACTCGGTTTTGTATTTGCTGGGCGGGCTCACCTTTGTTCTGGGCAGCATTTTCTTCCTGCCGAAGTACGCGCACTATGCCAATACCGGCGCGTGGATCTTCTTTGGTGGCTCGCTGGTTTACCTCATTGTGACGGTTCACGATTTGTTCGAAGCTTCTGCTTACCTGCGAAGCCGCGAGAATGCTTCGTTTTGGGAGCGAATAGAATTGTTTGCCGCTGTGGTTTATGTTTCCGGAACGGTGCTGTTTATCGTCGGGAGTTTGTTTTTTCTTTCGCAAATTGATTTTGTTGTGGCCGGAAGTTGGTGTTTTATCTGGGGAAGCCTGCTTTTCCTGGTTGGGGCTTTCATCAATGTCATTCAGATTATCCAGGCCGGCTCGCTGTTTACCCTTCAGTTAATGAATGCCACTGCCATCTGTTTCACCATCGGGGCTGTTATCTTCTTACTGGCCTCGGTTCCTTATCTATGGAGTCACAAGCAAACCGCTTTTCAGCAGAAGCTTTACAGCTACATGGCCTGGGAATACATTGTAGGCAGTATTTTCTTTTTAACGGGAGGAATCTTCAATTTTTACCGCTCGTACCTGGCGAATAATCACTACAGGCGGCAGGAAAAACGGGAAGCAGTTTACAGCGAAGACCGGTAG
- a CDS encoding pyridoxal-dependent decarboxylase, which translates to MRYWKKLTGNEIRERVFGALNRNVNYKERTTLGIPASHLDENVFNQDATYLKDAPFLSAMVHNPNHIGCHTLGDSEQFFAGTQQIERELIALVAEDILKGEPDAQDGYIASGGTEANMQAIWIYRNFFLREKGAKNSEIAILCSADSHYSMPKAGNIMNLPVISVPVDDTTREIQPEVLDQKLEEAKANGIGYFIVVSNMMTTMFGSVDKIDTYVNALKKAGVEYKIHIDGAYGGFVYPFSTADEDLTFRNPEITSFTLDAHKMVQAPFGTGVFLIRKGWMKYATTEEAQYVQGMDATIIGSRSGANAIAVWMILQTYGPHGWFEKIHILNYRTEWLCNQLEELNVPFYRNPSSNLVTMRAASIPVELVEKYGLVPDSHHAPNWFKIVVMEHVTVDHLLPFVEDLKAHLAGK; encoded by the coding sequence ATGCGATATTGGAAAAAGCTAACCGGAAATGAGATTAGGGAGCGCGTATTTGGCGCCCTGAACCGGAATGTCAATTATAAAGAGCGAACTACGCTGGGAATTCCGGCTTCGCACCTCGATGAAAATGTGTTTAACCAGGATGCCACTTACCTGAAAGATGCGCCGTTTCTGTCGGCCATGGTGCACAATCCGAACCATATTGGCTGTCATACATTGGGCGATTCGGAGCAGTTTTTTGCCGGAACGCAGCAGATCGAGCGCGAATTAATTGCGCTGGTAGCCGAAGATATTCTGAAAGGTGAGCCGGATGCACAGGATGGTTACATTGCTTCCGGAGGAACGGAAGCCAACATGCAGGCTATCTGGATTTACCGCAATTTTTTCTTACGCGAAAAAGGAGCGAAGAACAGTGAGATTGCTATTCTCTGCTCGGCCGATTCACACTACTCGATGCCGAAAGCCGGTAACATCATGAACTTGCCGGTAATTTCTGTTCCCGTCGATGATACCACCCGCGAAATCCAACCCGAAGTGCTGGATCAAAAGCTGGAGGAGGCGAAAGCCAACGGAATCGGCTATTTTATTGTGGTTTCGAATATGATGACCACCATGTTCGGTTCGGTCGATAAAATCGATACCTATGTCAATGCACTGAAAAAAGCCGGCGTCGAATACAAGATTCACATCGATGGTGCATATGGTGGGTTCGTTTATCCGTTCAGTACGGCCGATGAGGATTTGACTTTCCGGAATCCGGAGATTACCTCATTCACGCTGGATGCACACAAGATGGTGCAGGCTCCGTTCGGTACCGGTGTTTTTCTTATCAGGAAAGGCTGGATGAAATATGCTACCACCGAGGAGGCGCAGTATGTTCAGGGAATGGACGCTACCATCATCGGAAGCCGTTCCGGCGCCAATGCCATCGCCGTTTGGATGATTCTGCAGACTTACGGCCCTCACGGTTGGTTTGAGAAGATTCACATTCTGAATTACCGCACCGAATGGCTTTGTAATCAGTTGGAAGAATTGAATGTGCCCTTTTACCGAAATCCGTCATCGAACCTGGTGACCATGCGGGCCGCCAGTATTCCGGTCGAACTGGTCGAAAAATATGGTCTGGTTCCCGATAGTCACCACGCGCCGAACTGGTTCAAAATTGTGGTAATGGAACATGTTACCGTCGATCATTTGCTGCCGTTTGTGGAAGATTTAAAAGCACATTTGGCAGGTAAGTAA
- a CDS encoding aldo/keto reductase, with protein MEYRRLGKSGLKLSTLSLGSWVTFHQQIDDSKADMLMGLAYDRGINFFDNAEAYAMGESEKMMGRVLKKKQWDRTSYVVSSKVFFGIHGEDNKPTQRGLSRKHLVEACNEALQRLQTDYLDLYFCHRPDKETPIEEVVWTMNHLIQQGKILYWGTSEWSAAEIMEAFMVAEKYRLIGPTMEQPQYNLFERTKLEKDYLTIFKDVGLGTTIWSPLASGLLTGKYNDGIPEGSRLDDKKMEWLKNNILNDDKVERVRNLQNVADELGTSLATLSIAWTISNPNVTTAILGATRKQQLEENLKALEVYPKLTPEVKDRIDEIMGTKPVLPMF; from the coding sequence ATGGAATATAGAAGACTCGGAAAATCCGGATTAAAACTGAGTACGCTATCGCTGGGTAGCTGGGTGACCTTTCATCAGCAAATCGACGACAGCAAAGCCGATATGCTGATGGGACTGGCCTATGACCGCGGTATCAACTTTTTCGATAATGCAGAAGCCTATGCCATGGGCGAAAGCGAAAAGATGATGGGACGTGTCCTGAAGAAGAAACAGTGGGACCGTACTTCGTATGTGGTGTCCAGCAAGGTATTTTTTGGTATTCATGGCGAAGACAACAAGCCGACGCAACGCGGTCTGTCTCGCAAGCACCTGGTGGAAGCCTGTAACGAAGCATTGCAGCGTTTGCAAACCGATTACCTCGATTTGTATTTCTGCCACCGTCCCGATAAGGAAACACCGATAGAAGAAGTGGTTTGGACGATGAATCACCTGATTCAACAGGGAAAAATTCTTTACTGGGGAACATCGGAATGGAGCGCTGCCGAGATTATGGAGGCGTTTATGGTAGCCGAAAAGTACCGCCTCATTGGCCCAACCATGGAGCAGCCGCAGTACAACTTGTTCGAGCGCACCAAACTGGAAAAAGATTACCTGACGATTTTCAAGGATGTCGGTTTGGGAACAACCATCTGGAGCCCGCTGGCTTCGGGTCTCCTTACGGGAAAATACAACGATGGTATCCCGGAAGGCTCCCGTTTGGATGACAAAAAGATGGAATGGCTGAAAAACAACATCCTGAACGACGATAAAGTTGAAAGGGTCCGTAACCTGCAGAATGTGGCAGATGAGCTGGGAACTTCACTGGCTACCCTGTCAATTGCCTGGACGATTAGTAATCCGAATGTGACGACTGCTATTTTGGGTGCGACCCGGAAACAGCAGCTGGAAGAAAACCTGAAGGCTCTGGAGGTGTATCCGAAACTTACGCCGGAGGTAAAAGACCGGATTGACGAAATCATGGGTACCAAACCGGTGTTGCCGATGTTCTAA